In a single window of the Allobranchiibius huperziae genome:
- a CDS encoding DUF4829 domain-containing protein: MQNTQVRVLVAATVALLLLTGGFVWWSMPRGSVALPGPATSPTDVVRAYVRALDARDYTTSNSIQTMGPDLEQHGWFGGPTITHLKITGAAPVATGADFPDSRVTRYRQVAVVDTDAVFHDWSGMQDGRQPWSYYLVRSSSTQPWRIADWGQG; encoded by the coding sequence GTGCAGAACACGCAGGTACGAGTCCTCGTCGCCGCCACCGTTGCCCTTCTGCTGTTGACCGGCGGCTTCGTGTGGTGGTCGATGCCCCGCGGGTCGGTCGCGCTACCGGGCCCCGCAACGTCCCCGACCGATGTCGTGCGTGCGTATGTGCGCGCCTTGGACGCCCGCGACTACACCACATCGAACTCGATACAGACGATGGGGCCGGACCTCGAGCAGCACGGATGGTTCGGCGGCCCCACGATCACCCACCTGAAGATCACCGGCGCGGCCCCGGTGGCCACAGGGGCCGACTTCCCCGACAGCAGAGTGACCCGCTACCGCCAGGTCGCGGTCGTCGATACCGATGCGGTGTTCCACGACTGGAGCGGCATGCAGGACGGCCGGCAGCCCTGGTCCTACTACCTCGTCCGAAGCTCCAGCACCCAGCCGTGGCGAATCGCCGACTGGGGACAGGGCTGA